One genomic segment of Mycolicibacterium gilvum includes these proteins:
- a CDS encoding type I polyketide synthase, with product MGSAAHQGESAHRFAIVGYAGRFPGARDAESFWELLADGRDAISEVPEDRWDVEAFFDPDPSTPGKVVTRRAGFVDDVSGFDAPFFGMSTREVRLMDPQHRLLLETAWRAIEHSGTAPSELANTNTGVFVGLATHDYLGMASDELSYPEIEAYMAIGTSNAAAAGRISYRLGLQGPAVAVDTACSSSLVAIHQACQALRLGECDLALAGGANVILTPATMITFSNAHMLAPDGRCKTFDAAADGYVRGEGCGVIVIKRLEDAVRDGDRIRAVIRGSAINQDGASGGLTVPNGVAQQRVIGDALSRAGLAPGDVDYLEAHGTGTSLGDPIEAQAAGAALGPGREPQRPLLIGSAKTNIGHLEAAAGIAGVIKVVLSLEHETLPKHLNFENPSPHIPWDRLPVEVVKESIPWRRGQRGGRPRIAGVSSFGFAGTNAHVILEEAPLAAEPAQESVDDGRFTLLPLSARTPAALMAVADRYRDWLVANPDATLADLCFTAGTARSHLEHRAALVVNTREAALDLLGALADDRPAPGLVRGESHDTPKTAWLFTGQGSQYPGMSRELFDTEPLFAETLRECAAAVDGMLEKPLLDVIFDTDGVLDTDSNETLRHTSYAQPALFAVEMGLARLWQSWGFEPDVVLGHSVGQYAAACVAGVLSLRDGARLMAERGRLFGSLPSGGRMAAVFAAAERVEALTDEYPALSVAAYNGANTVLSGPATDLERAVAGLVADGVRCDWLETSHAFHSALLDPILDDFESYARGITFTAPQRILIDNRTGAALGRSVTLDAAYWRRHARQPVEFAKSVHTLADMNCKLLVEIGPRPVLTAAALSAWPDPATSPRVIASLRRTTADQRQITEAVADAYVLGHLPRFAAFRRDGARVLDLPTYPFEHRQYWFSDSREPVAAAPQRGARTETVRLLEDGRIEELAALLGGTVDDPFTFDVLNRLAAQHNQQRSTESIADDRYQIRWETAAEPPVGADAADGITWLLVGDDTDATRPLVDVLAARGHRYRILGLPKSGAEEHELADTLRDAAADATDLRIVHVAALDAAESDTSMKSLLRMQHRVLGGTRRLFGAAVAAQLRSPMWLVTRGAQHVTDTDVVAPDQTCLWGFGRAASLEHPQIWGGLADLGGGTSDEWSRLLNRIAATHDPAVMEDQVAVRGSTSYVPRLVHRDTLPSGKPLHLRADATYLVTGGLGSLGLEIAGYLAANGAGHLVLTSRRTPDEAAASRIEALRERHGCEVRVVTADVADAHAVARLLATVQAEMPPLAGIVHAAGEIGTTPLADLDDAEVDRVFAGKVWGAWHLSEATSDLQLDFFISTSSIASVWGGFGQAAYGAANAFLDGLAWRLREQGVAGVSVNFGPWSAGMADAQSRARLEQRGIKTLSPADALAGLSDAVISAAPHPVVARVDWSRFLPLYQQAGRRGFLAELERELPAAPAQQGPAVTASGRTPLVERLTTAPLQQRKRLLTDYLRDAVAEVTRVDAAEIREDAGFFDLGMDSLMAVELRRRIETGVGKEIPVTLVMDHPRLSDAADYLLGDVLGLTEAATAPKAATVVSTAADEPIAIVAVSCRFPGAPNPEAFWDLLSGGVDAIREVPEDRFDIDEFYDPDPDAAGKTYTRYGGFLDHIDEFDPEFFGISPREAVWIEPQQRLMLETVWEGLERAGYAPSALRGSRTGVFVGVAANEYAHLLSAESIDKIEPHFITGNALNAISGRVAFALGLEGPAVAVDTACSSSLVAVHQATQALRSGDCDMALAGGVNVLLSPVTVVAASRARMLSPVGRCKTFDASADGYVRSEGCGILVLKRLSDAVRDGDRVCAVIAGSAVNQDGASSGLTVPNGGAQQRLIGTVLARAGITGGEVDYLEAHGTGTPLGDPIEVQAAAAAYAGARDADRPLLMGSVKTNIGHTESASGAAGLIKVVLSLQHETLPQSLHFDTPSPHIPWDSLPVRVVDTAMPWQPNGRPRRAGVSSFGFTGTNAHVLIEEAPTDLAGPTEPTAPAEPVDEDAAADPAPAPVEVLPLSARSPEALVALAQRYETWLTAHPEADLADVCRTAGTGRSHFEHRAALVVDSVESARIALTDLAQNRLRPGVVRGEHLNHPTTAWMFTGQGSQYPGMARELFDTEPVFADTVTRCADAVADLLPRPLLDVMFAGGREAGVPPTETLRHTSFAQPALFAVEMGLARLWQSWGIVPDVVLGHSVGQYAAACVAGVFSLEDGARLMAERGRLFGSLPEGGRMVAVFADAKRVEQVAAEFPRVSVGAYNGPNTVLSGPGEDLEQIVGTFGEDGIRCTWLETSHAFHSELLDPVLDEFESYAAQLQFAAPTLPLVCNRTGAVLTGQTSLDAQYWRRHSRQPVQFAESVRTVAALGCSVLMEIGPQPVLTGAAVQVWPEHMAAPRAIASLRKGVADRRQIADALAAAYIGGHKPDFAALHEQRGVRLELPTYPFQRRRFWPKSAGMAIDGGVGASAGSGILGSGKDLASGDSVYTSRLSVKTQPWLSDHVIYGTVVVPGATYAAMALAAVGTPAHAKDVFFYEPIILPEKSSREVQLTVHPSVDGESKFQVHSRPYGERGAEWALNAEGVVASGVGDSPAAAGDLEDPVDEAIERLNRMRPQELFETFADLELAWGPTWSGSLKSLWLGEGEAIGDILVGAELAEQLGTEPMHPVLMDLCTGVAFPAFPALLAAEQGVNDLYLPLRYGQVSLQEKMPRRFYCRATWHEAPLDSETQVFDLEYLDRDGRHLGGIREFTVKRAPREALLRGLGGDATRLLYTLGWHEVPVPESGDGAAPQGTWLIGGFDELAASVPGCIPADRTNPESLRQLLTDAHGRGLPFSGVVWRAARSDGDESDAEVAARLEAEIAELLGAVHTVQGGEVKLPGGLWIVTERAVATESGEPVDPVQAALWGFGRTAINEEPALRCRLVDCDGSPQAVQALAALLSTPVDEPELAVRQGKLLASRLLPWSRSGHLTVPRGGDYVLAPTERGAIDNLRLTDSEVPPPAEGYVQVRVEAAGLNFRDVLNVLGLYPGDPGPIGGDFAGTVTQLGEGVTGLDVGQRVYGSMQGAFASRFNVPGQFLAPIPDGVSAVEAATIPAAALTVRLSFDWAQVKSGDKVLIHAASGGVGLAAVQMAQQCGAEVYATASTFKRATLRKLGVKHVYDSRTTDFAEQILADTDGAGVDVVLNSLTSEGFIEATLRATAQGGRFAEIAKRDIWTVEQMAAARPDLAYEIVALDTVMFTEPDRIRDLLTEVSTGLRDGVWTPLPAEVYPLTEARAAFRRMQQARHIGKIVVQIPNPLQPQPDRSYLITGGLGAIGLHTAGYLAQLGAGDIVLTSRRAPDAAAQQAIADIADRTKARLHVFTADVGVEADVAALLERIRAELPPLAGVAHLAGVLDDALLSQQSVERFRTALAPKAFGAVHLDRLTRADDLDFFLVSSSVSSLFGSPGQSNYATANAFLDGLVAQRRAQGLPATGVNFGPWARGGMASSEAAAANISAQGLIPLEPSAALTAMAEVVANGTAQATVLKANWQRAAKVLGSSRPPILDLVLPSAVGEITGDSELLKQLQEIPVPQRAGFVTEFLQKEVQNFLRLAQPPAATSRFLDLGTDSLMAIELRNRLHSQFGGAFTINATAVFDYPTIGGLAEYLVAQLPDAETPQSAPQSESEPGPDVTE from the coding sequence ATGGGTTCCGCCGCACATCAGGGCGAGTCGGCCCATCGCTTCGCCATCGTCGGATATGCCGGCCGGTTTCCGGGGGCGCGCGACGCCGAGAGCTTCTGGGAGCTGCTCGCCGACGGCCGCGACGCGATCTCGGAGGTACCGGAGGACCGCTGGGACGTCGAGGCGTTCTTCGATCCGGACCCGTCCACCCCCGGCAAGGTCGTGACCCGGCGCGCGGGCTTCGTCGACGACGTCTCCGGATTCGATGCGCCCTTCTTCGGCATGTCGACCCGCGAGGTCCGGCTGATGGATCCCCAGCACCGGCTGCTGCTGGAGACGGCGTGGCGTGCCATCGAGCACTCGGGCACCGCGCCGTCGGAGCTGGCGAACACCAACACCGGGGTGTTCGTGGGTCTGGCCACCCACGACTACCTGGGGATGGCCTCCGACGAGCTGAGCTACCCCGAGATCGAGGCCTACATGGCCATCGGGACCTCGAACGCGGCCGCGGCCGGACGGATCAGCTACCGGTTGGGCCTGCAGGGCCCCGCGGTCGCCGTCGACACGGCGTGCAGCTCGTCCCTGGTGGCCATCCACCAGGCCTGCCAGGCGCTGCGCCTCGGCGAGTGCGATCTCGCGTTGGCCGGTGGCGCGAACGTGATCCTGACGCCCGCGACCATGATCACGTTCTCCAACGCGCACATGCTCGCCCCCGACGGTCGATGCAAGACCTTCGACGCCGCCGCCGACGGCTACGTCCGCGGCGAGGGCTGCGGCGTCATCGTCATCAAGCGTCTCGAGGACGCGGTGCGCGACGGCGACCGGATCCGGGCGGTGATCCGCGGCAGCGCGATCAATCAGGACGGCGCCTCGGGCGGTCTGACCGTACCGAACGGTGTTGCGCAGCAACGGGTTATCGGCGATGCCCTCAGTCGTGCCGGTCTGGCGCCAGGCGACGTCGACTACCTGGAGGCCCACGGCACCGGCACCTCGCTGGGAGACCCGATCGAGGCACAGGCCGCGGGCGCCGCGCTCGGCCCGGGCCGGGAGCCTCAGCGACCGCTGCTGATCGGCTCGGCGAAGACCAACATCGGGCACCTCGAGGCGGCCGCCGGGATCGCCGGCGTCATCAAGGTCGTGCTGTCGCTGGAGCACGAGACCCTGCCCAAACACCTGAACTTCGAGAACCCGTCACCGCACATTCCGTGGGACCGGCTGCCGGTCGAGGTGGTCAAGGAGTCCATCCCCTGGAGGCGCGGGCAGCGCGGCGGGCGGCCGCGCATCGCCGGGGTGAGTTCGTTCGGCTTCGCCGGAACCAACGCCCACGTGATCCTCGAAGAGGCGCCTCTGGCAGCGGAGCCGGCGCAGGAGTCCGTCGACGACGGACGCTTCACCCTCCTCCCGCTCTCGGCGCGCACCCCCGCCGCGCTGATGGCCGTCGCGGACCGCTACCGCGACTGGCTGGTCGCGAACCCGGACGCGACGCTGGCCGACCTGTGCTTCACCGCGGGGACCGCCCGGTCCCACCTGGAGCACCGCGCCGCGCTGGTCGTCAACACCCGTGAGGCCGCACTGGATCTGCTCGGTGCGCTCGCCGACGATCGTCCCGCACCCGGCCTGGTGCGCGGGGAATCCCACGACACCCCGAAGACCGCGTGGCTGTTCACCGGTCAGGGCAGCCAGTACCCGGGTATGTCGCGCGAGCTGTTCGACACCGAGCCGCTGTTCGCCGAGACGCTGCGCGAGTGCGCGGCCGCTGTTGACGGAATGCTCGAAAAGCCGTTGCTCGACGTCATTTTCGATACCGACGGGGTTCTTGACACCGACAGCAACGAAACCCTGCGCCACACGAGCTACGCGCAGCCGGCGTTGTTCGCCGTCGAGATGGGCCTAGCCCGACTGTGGCAGTCGTGGGGATTCGAACCCGACGTGGTCCTCGGCCACAGCGTCGGCCAGTACGCGGCGGCCTGTGTCGCGGGCGTGCTGAGCCTGCGGGACGGAGCACGATTGATGGCCGAACGCGGGCGCCTCTTCGGCAGCCTTCCGTCGGGCGGGCGCATGGCCGCGGTGTTCGCGGCAGCCGAGCGTGTCGAGGCCCTGACCGACGAGTACCCGGCACTGTCGGTTGCCGCCTATAACGGCGCCAACACCGTATTGTCCGGGCCTGCAACAGATCTGGAGAGGGCTGTGGCCGGCCTGGTCGCCGACGGGGTGCGCTGCGACTGGCTGGAGACCAGCCACGCGTTCCACTCGGCGCTGCTCGACCCGATCCTCGACGATTTCGAATCGTATGCCCGCGGCATCACTTTCACTGCGCCGCAACGGATCCTGATCGACAACCGCACCGGAGCCGCGTTGGGCCGCAGCGTCACGCTCGACGCCGCGTACTGGCGCCGCCACGCCCGCCAGCCCGTGGAGTTCGCCAAGAGCGTGCACACGCTGGCCGACATGAACTGCAAGCTGCTCGTCGAGATCGGCCCCCGGCCGGTGCTGACCGCGGCGGCGCTGAGCGCCTGGCCGGACCCCGCCACCTCACCGCGGGTGATCGCCTCGCTGCGCCGCACCACCGCCGATCAGCGCCAGATCACCGAGGCGGTGGCCGACGCCTACGTCCTCGGGCATCTGCCCCGGTTCGCCGCGTTCCGGCGCGACGGCGCACGCGTGCTCGACCTGCCCACCTACCCGTTCGAGCACCGGCAGTACTGGTTCTCCGACAGCCGGGAACCCGTCGCCGCCGCGCCGCAGCGGGGCGCACGCACCGAGACCGTCCGTCTGCTCGAGGACGGCCGCATCGAGGAGCTCGCCGCGCTGCTCGGCGGCACGGTCGACGACCCCTTCACTTTCGATGTACTCAACCGGCTTGCCGCACAGCACAATCAGCAGAGGTCTACGGAGTCCATCGCCGACGATCGATACCAGATCCGTTGGGAGACCGCGGCCGAGCCGCCGGTGGGGGCGGACGCCGCCGACGGCATCACGTGGCTGCTGGTCGGCGACGACACCGACGCGACCCGCCCGCTGGTCGACGTGCTGGCCGCCCGCGGTCACCGCTACCGGATCCTCGGGTTGCCGAAATCCGGCGCCGAGGAGCACGAACTCGCCGACACGCTGCGCGACGCCGCGGCCGACGCCACGGACCTGCGCATCGTGCACGTCGCGGCACTGGACGCCGCCGAGAGCGACACCTCCATGAAATCGCTGCTGCGGATGCAGCACCGGGTTCTGGGTGGCACGCGCCGGCTGTTCGGCGCTGCGGTGGCCGCCCAGTTGCGCTCACCCATGTGGCTGGTGACCCGCGGCGCCCAGCACGTCACCGACACCGACGTCGTCGCACCGGATCAGACGTGTCTGTGGGGCTTCGGTCGAGCCGCGTCCCTGGAGCATCCGCAGATCTGGGGTGGCCTGGCCGACCTGGGCGGCGGCACCTCCGACGAATGGTCGCGGCTGCTCAACCGCATCGCCGCGACGCACGACCCCGCGGTCATGGAGGATCAGGTCGCGGTCCGCGGCTCCACGAGCTACGTCCCCCGCCTGGTGCACCGGGACACGCTTCCCAGCGGCAAGCCACTCCACCTTCGTGCCGACGCAACGTATCTCGTCACCGGAGGGCTCGGCTCTCTGGGACTGGAGATCGCCGGGTACCTCGCCGCCAATGGCGCCGGGCATCTGGTGCTGACCAGCAGACGCACACCCGACGAGGCCGCCGCGTCCCGCATCGAGGCCCTGCGCGAACGCCACGGGTGCGAAGTGCGTGTCGTCACCGCCGACGTCGCCGACGCGCACGCCGTGGCGCGGCTGCTCGCCACCGTGCAGGCCGAGATGCCGCCACTGGCCGGCATCGTGCACGCCGCAGGCGAGATCGGCACCACGCCGCTGGCCGACCTCGACGACGCCGAAGTCGACCGCGTGTTCGCCGGAAAGGTCTGGGGCGCTTGGCATCTCAGTGAGGCCACGTCCGATCTGCAACTTGACTTCTTCATCAGCACCTCCTCGATCGCGTCGGTGTGGGGCGGGTTCGGCCAGGCCGCCTACGGCGCAGCCAACGCGTTCCTCGACGGACTGGCCTGGCGGCTGCGCGAACAGGGCGTCGCGGGTGTCAGCGTGAACTTCGGCCCGTGGTCGGCCGGGATGGCCGACGCACAGTCGCGGGCGCGCCTGGAGCAACGCGGCATCAAGACCCTCTCCCCTGCCGATGCGCTGGCAGGCCTGTCGGATGCGGTCATCAGCGCCGCGCCGCACCCGGTGGTGGCCAGGGTCGACTGGTCCCGGTTCCTGCCGCTCTATCAGCAGGCGGGCCGGCGTGGTTTCCTCGCCGAGCTGGAACGCGAGCTACCCGCTGCGCCGGCCCAGCAGGGGCCCGCCGTCACCGCGTCGGGCAGGACCCCGTTGGTCGAACGACTGACCACCGCGCCCCTGCAGCAACGCAAGAGGCTTCTGACCGATTACCTGCGCGATGCGGTGGCCGAGGTGACGCGCGTCGATGCCGCCGAGATCCGTGAGGACGCCGGCTTCTTCGACCTCGGCATGGATTCGCTGATGGCCGTCGAGCTGCGGCGCCGCATCGAAACCGGTGTGGGCAAGGAGATACCGGTCACCCTCGTGATGGATCACCCGCGATTGTCCGACGCGGCCGACTATCTGCTCGGCGACGTGCTCGGCCTGACGGAGGCCGCGACGGCACCGAAGGCGGCGACGGTGGTCTCGACCGCCGCCGACGAACCGATCGCCATCGTCGCGGTCTCGTGCCGGTTCCCGGGCGCCCCGAATCCGGAGGCCTTCTGGGACCTGCTGTCCGGGGGCGTCGATGCGATCCGGGAGGTCCCCGAGGACCGGTTCGACATCGACGAGTTCTACGACCCCGACCCCGACGCGGCCGGCAAGACCTACACCCGCTACGGCGGATTCCTGGACCACATCGACGAATTCGACCCTGAGTTCTTCGGCATCTCGCCGCGGGAGGCCGTCTGGATCGAGCCTCAGCAGCGGCTGATGCTCGAAACCGTCTGGGAGGGACTGGAAAGGGCCGGGTACGCACCCTCGGCACTGCGGGGCAGCCGCACCGGCGTGTTCGTCGGGGTCGCCGCCAACGAGTACGCCCACCTGCTGTCCGCCGAGTCCATCGACAAGATCGAACCGCACTTCATCACCGGCAACGCGCTCAACGCGATCTCCGGCCGGGTCGCGTTCGCGCTCGGGCTGGAGGGACCGGCCGTCGCCGTCGACACCGCGTGCAGCTCGTCACTGGTCGCGGTGCACCAGGCCACCCAGGCGCTGCGCTCCGGTGACTGCGACATGGCCCTGGCCGGCGGCGTGAACGTGCTGCTGAGCCCGGTCACCGTGGTCGCCGCGTCTCGCGCCCGGATGCTGTCCCCGGTGGGCCGGTGCAAGACCTTCGACGCGTCGGCCGACGGCTACGTGCGCAGCGAGGGCTGCGGCATCCTGGTGCTCAAGCGGCTGAGCGACGCGGTGCGCGACGGCGACCGGGTCTGCGCGGTCATCGCCGGCAGCGCGGTCAACCAGGACGGTGCCTCCAGCGGGCTGACCGTGCCCAACGGCGGTGCGCAACAACGCCTCATCGGCACGGTGCTCGCCCGCGCCGGTATCACCGGAGGCGAGGTCGACTACCTCGAGGCCCACGGCACAGGCACCCCGCTGGGCGACCCGATCGAGGTGCAGGCCGCTGCCGCGGCCTACGCCGGTGCCCGCGACGCCGACCGTCCGCTGCTGATGGGTTCGGTCAAGACGAACATCGGCCACACCGAATCCGCCTCCGGCGCGGCCGGTCTGATCAAGGTCGTGCTGTCGCTGCAGCACGAGACCCTGCCGCAGAGCCTGCATTTCGACACGCCGTCGCCGCACATCCCCTGGGACTCGCTTCCGGTGCGCGTGGTGGACACCGCGATGCCGTGGCAGCCCAACGGCCGGCCGCGCCGCGCCGGGGTCAGCTCGTTCGGGTTCACCGGCACCAACGCCCACGTGCTGATCGAAGAGGCGCCGACGGATTTGGCAGGGCCGACGGAGCCGACGGCGCCCGCCGAGCCTGTCGACGAGGACGCCGCGGCCGACCCCGCCCCCGCTCCCGTGGAGGTGCTCCCGCTGTCGGCGCGCTCACCGGAAGCCCTCGTGGCGCTCGCGCAGCGTTACGAGACCTGGCTGACCGCCCATCCGGAGGCCGACCTCGCCGACGTCTGCCGGACCGCCGGCACCGGCCGTTCCCACTTCGAACACCGCGCCGCGCTGGTCGTCGACTCCGTCGAGAGCGCCCGCATCGCGCTCACCGACCTGGCGCAGAACCGCCTGCGGCCCGGCGTGGTGCGCGGCGAACACCTCAACCACCCGACGACGGCGTGGATGTTCACCGGCCAGGGCAGCCAGTACCCCGGCATGGCACGCGAATTGTTCGACACCGAACCGGTTTTCGCCGACACCGTGACCCGCTGCGCGGACGCGGTCGCCGACCTGCTGCCCCGGCCGCTGCTCGACGTGATGTTCGCCGGCGGCCGCGAAGCGGGGGTGCCCCCCACCGAGACGCTGCGCCACACCTCCTTCGCCCAGCCCGCCCTGTTCGCGGTCGAGATGGGGCTGGCACGGTTGTGGCAGTCCTGGGGGATCGTGCCCGACGTGGTGCTCGGCCACAGCGTCGGTCAGTACGCGGCGGCCTGTGTCGCGGGCGTGTTCAGCCTGGAGGACGGCGCGCGGTTGATGGCCGAGCGGGGTCGGCTCTTCGGCAGCCTGCCCGAAGGCGGTCGGATGGTCGCGGTGTTCGCCGACGCCAAGCGCGTCGAACAGGTCGCCGCCGAGTTCCCCCGCGTGTCGGTCGGGGCGTACAACGGCCCCAACACCGTGCTCTCGGGACCCGGGGAGGATCTGGAGCAGATCGTCGGGACGTTCGGTGAGGACGGGATCCGCTGCACCTGGCTGGAGACCAGCCACGCGTTCCACTCCGAGCTGCTCGATCCGGTGCTCGACGAGTTCGAGTCCTACGCCGCACAACTGCAGTTCGCCGCCCCGACCCTGCCGCTGGTGTGCAACCGCACCGGCGCGGTGCTGACGGGGCAGACGTCGCTGGACGCCCAGTACTGGCGGCGGCATTCGCGGCAACCGGTGCAGTTCGCCGAGAGCGTGCGGACCGTTGCGGCACTGGGATGTTCGGTGCTGATGGAGATCGGCCCCCAGCCGGTGCTGACCGGCGCTGCGGTGCAGGTGTGGCCCGAGCATATGGCCGCACCGCGTGCGATCGCGTCGCTGCGCAAGGGTGTGGCGGACCGGCGGCAGATCGCCGATGCGCTGGCCGCGGCCTACATCGGCGGCCACAAGCCCGATTTCGCTGCGCTGCACGAGCAGCGGGGCGTCCGGCTCGAGCTGCCGACCTACCCGTTCCAGCGTCGGCGTTTCTGGCCCAAGTCGGCGGGCATGGCGATCGACGGCGGGGTCGGGGCCTCAGCCGGATCCGGAATCCTCGGCAGCGGCAAGGATCTCGCGTCCGGGGACTCGGTGTACACCAGCAGGCTGTCGGTCAAGACGCAGCCGTGGTTGTCCGACCACGTCATCTACGGCACCGTCGTCGTCCCCGGCGCGACCTACGCCGCGATGGCGCTGGCCGCCGTGGGCACCCCGGCGCACGCCAAGGACGTGTTCTTCTACGAGCCGATCATCCTGCCGGAGAAGAGTTCCCGCGAGGTTCAGCTGACCGTTCACCCGTCGGTCGACGGCGAGTCGAAGTTCCAGGTGCACAGCCGGCCGTACGGCGAGCGCGGTGCCGAGTGGGCGCTCAACGCCGAGGGTGTCGTGGCCAGTGGCGTCGGGGATTCGCCGGCAGCCGCGGGTGATCTGGAGGATCCGGTCGACGAGGCCATCGAACGGCTCAACCGGATGCGACCGCAGGAGCTGTTCGAGACGTTCGCCGATCTCGAGCTGGCGTGGGGTCCGACCTGGTCCGGCTCGCTGAAGTCGTTGTGGCTCGGGGAGGGTGAGGCGATCGGCGACATCCTCGTCGGGGCGGAACTCGCCGAACAGCTCGGCACCGAGCCGATGCACCCGGTGCTGATGGATCTGTGCACCGGGGTCGCGTTCCCGGCGTTCCCGGCGCTGCTGGCCGCCGAACAGGGCGTCAACGACCTGTACCTGCCGCTGCGGTACGGTCAGGTCTCGTTGCAGGAGAAGATGCCCCGGCGGTTCTATTGCCGGGCCACCTGGCACGAGGCCCCGCTCGACAGCGAGACCCAGGTGTTCGACCTCGAGTACCTCGACCGGGACGGCCGCCATCTCGGCGGCATCCGGGAGTTCACCGTCAAGCGTGCGCCCCGCGAGGCGCTGCTGCGCGGTCTCGGCGGCGACGCCACCCGTCTGCTCTACACGCTGGGCTGGCACGAGGTTCCGGTCCCGGAGTCCGGCGACGGTGCCGCGCCGCAGGGCACCTGGCTGATCGGCGGCTTCGACGAGCTGGCCGCGTCGGTTCCGGGCTGCATCCCCGCCGACCGCACCAACCCGGAATCACTGCGGCAGTTGCTGACCGACGCGCACGGCCGCGGTCTGCCGTTCTCCGGCGTCGTGTGGCGCGCGGCCCGGTCCGACGGTGACGAGTCCGATGCCGAGGTGGCCGCGCGACTGGAGGCGGAGATCGCCGAGCTGCTCGGCGCGGTGCACACCGTGCAGGGCGGTGAGGTGAAACTGCCCGGCGGGCTGTGGATCGTCACCGAACGCGCCGTCGCGACCGAATCGGGCGAGCCGGTCGACCCGGTGCAGGCCGCGCTGTGGGGCTTCGGGCGAACGGCCATCAACGAGGAGCCCGCGCTGCGGTGCAGGCTCGTCGACTGCGACGGGTCACCGCAGGCGGTGCAGGCGCTGGCCGCGCTGCTGTCGACACCGGTGGACGAGCCGGAACTGGCTGTGCGCCAGGGCAAACTGTTGGCCTCGCGGCTGCTGCCGTGGTCGCGCAGCGGTCATCTGACGGTCCCGCGCGGTGGGGACTACGTGCTCGCGCCGACCGAGCGCGGTGCGATCGACAACCTGCGGCTCACCGACTCCGAGGTGCCGCCCCCGGCCGAGGGGTACGTGCAGGTCCGGGTCGAAGCCGCGGGGCTGAACTTCCGCGACGTGCTCAACGTGCTCGGTCTCTACCCCGGCGACCCCGGGCCGATCGGCGGCGACTTCGCAGGCACCGTCACCCAGCTGGGCGAGGGCGTCACCGGACTCGATGTGGGTCAACGGGTCTACGGCTCGATGCAGGGTGCGTTCGCGAGCCGGTTCAACGTGCCGGGCCAGTTCCTGGCGCCGATCCCCGACGGGGTCAGCGCCGTCGAGGCTGCGACGATCCCCGCCGCCGCGCTCACGGTGCGGCTGTCGTTCGACTGGGCGCAGGTGAAGTCCGGCGACAAGGTGCTCATCCACGCCGCCAGCGGCGGCGTGGGGTTGGCGGCGGTCCAGATGGCACAGCAGTGTGGCGCCGAGGTGTACGCGACCGCCAGCACGTTCAAGCGCGCCACGCTGCGCAAGCTCGGCGTGAAGCACGTCTACGATTCGCGCACCACCGATTTCGCCGAGCAGATCCTCGCCGACACCGACGGTGCCGGGGTGGACGTGGTCCTCAACAGCCTGACGAGCGAGGGCTTCATCGAGGCCACCCTGCGCGCCACCGCCCAGGGCGGCCGCTTCGCCGAGATCGCCAAACGCGACATCTGGACGGTCGAGCAGATGGCGGCTGCCCGCCCCGACCTCGCCTACGAGATCGTCGCCCTCGACACCGTGATGTTCACCGAGCCCGACCGGATCCGTGACCTGCTCACCGAGGTGTCGACGGGTCTGCGGGACGGCGTGTGGACCCCCCTGCCCGCCGAGGTCTACCCGTTGACCGAGGCGCGGGCCGCGTTCCGGCGGATGCAGCAGGCGCGCCACATCGGCAAGATCGTCGTGCAGATCCCGAATCCGCTGCAGCCGCAACCGGATCGGAGCTACCTGATCACCGGCGGGCTCGGCGCCATCGGCCTGCACACCGCCGGGTACCTGGCGCAGCTCGGCGCCGGCGACATCGTCCTGACCAGTCGGCGTGCCCCCGACGCGGCCGCACAGCAGGCGATCGCCGACATCGCCGACCGCACGAAGGCCCGTCTGCACGTGTTCACCGCGGACGTCGGCGTCGAGGCCGACGTGGCCGCACTGCTGGAGCGGATCCGCGCCGAACTCCCGCCGCTGGCGGGCGTCGCCCACCTGGCCGGCGTGCTCGACGACGCGCTGCTGTCCCAGCAGAGCGTCGAGCGGTTCCGGACGGCGTTGGCGCCCAAGGCGTTCGGCGCCGTCCATCTGGACAGGTTGACCAGAGCCGATGACCTGGACTTCTTCCTGGTGTCGTCGTCGGTCTCCAGTCTGTTCGGGTCGCCCGGTCAGTCCAACTACGCGACCGCCAACGCGTTCCTCGACGGCCTCGTCGCGCAGCGGCGGGCACAGGGGCTACCCGCCACCGGCGTGA